From the genome of Populus alba chromosome 10, ASM523922v2, whole genome shotgun sequence, one region includes:
- the LOC118047333 gene encoding uncharacterized protein isoform X3 has translation MATVSPSPNSPPSATPPPLNSTPPPSTTSSPPQASSPPPTSPPSQPNANPPDPRTPPAPSPPPQTPPPTVSNPPPATPSTPPPQPPPPVTSPSPPLSSSDPPSNSNSPPPQSATPPVSSPPPPPPPLLNPPTSSSPPSPSTTPPQNSPPSSSTPPPQSSSPPPPQSSSPPPPSSPPPQSSPPPTSTPPPPPPSTPPPPPPSTPPPQSSPPSQPSSRPPQNSPPPPPPTPPPASSPPPRRSPPPPASTPPENSPRPPISIAPRPSNVPPPPRLTPTSPQATPVPSDSNPPAFSPPKIRLGPPPPARVSPPSPTNNTAPNSPGSSNSTGNGGIGTGGIVAIGAAIGIIMLSLVGLALWCMRKRRKEISGLNGVYVMPSSLGSSPRSGSTFTKTHSTAPLIASGSSSDCVSLPTESSGLGNSRPLFAFEELVKATNGFSAQNLLGEGGFGSVYKGYLPDGRDVAVKQLKIGGGQGEREFKAEVEIISRVHHRHLVSLVGYCMFETRRLLVYDYVPNNTLYFHLHGVGGLALDWATRVKIAAGAARGIAYLHEDCHPRIIHRDIKSSNILLDNNYEAKVSDFGLAKLALDSNTHVTTRVMGTFGEGFSPFGQSGLGS, from the exons ATGGCAACTGTATCTCCATCCCCAAATTCACCCCCCTCTGCTACCCCACCACCTTTAAACAGTACACCACCACCATCCACTACTAGTTCACCACCACAAGCCTCCTCTCCTCCTCCCACTTCCCCACCTTCACAGCCCAATGCCAATCCACCAGACCCAAGAACCCCTCCTGCTCCATCACCGCCACCCCAAACCCCTCCTCCTACTGTTTCTAATCCTCCTCCTGCTACACCATCAACCCCTCCACCACAACCACCACCTCCCGTGACATCACCTTCTCCGCCTTTATCCAGCAGTGATCCTCCATCAAACTCCAATTCTCCTCCACCACAATCAGCAACTCCGCCTGTGAGctcacctccaccaccaccaccaccactgtTGAATCCACCTACAAGTTCCTCTCCACCATCACCATCAACAACACCACCTCAAAATTCTCCACCTTCATCATCGACACCACCACCTCAAAGTTcatctccaccaccacctcaAAGTTCATCTCCACCACCGCCATCATCACCGCCACCTCAGAGTTCACCTCCACCAACATCAACACCGccacctccaccaccatcaACACCGccacctccaccaccatcaACACCGCCACCTCAGAGCTCACCTCCATCACAACCCTCATCCAGGCCACCTCAAaattcaccaccaccacctcctccgaCCCCCCCACCAGCATCCTCGCCACCTCCTCGAAGATCACCTCCACCACCAGCATCAACTCCACCTGAGAATTCACCACGTCCACCAATTTCAATAGCCCCTCGTCCCAGTAATGTGCCCCCACCTCCTAGGCTTACTCCAACTTCTCCGCAAGCAACACCTGTCCCATCAGATTCCAATCCACCAGCATTCTCACCGCCAAAAATAAGATTGGGTCCGCCTCCACCCGCACGTGTTTCCCCGCCATCACCCACGAACAATACCGCTCCTAATTCACCTGGAAGTTCAAACTCCACAGGTAATGGGGGCATCGGTACTGGAGGTATTGTGGCTATTGGTGCAGCAATAGGAATTATAATGCTCAGCCTTGTTGGACTGGCTCTCTGGTGCATGAGGAAGCGGCGAAAAGAGATTTCTGGACTCAATGGTGTTTATGTTATGCCATCTTCTTTGGGCTCTTCTCCAAGATCAG GTTCAACTTTCACGAAGACTCATTCTACGGCTCCCCTAATTGCAAGTGGTTCTAGCAGTGATTGTGTTTCTTTGCCAACTGAATCCAGCGGATTAGGTAATTCAAGGCCTTTGTTTGCGTTCGAAGAGCTAGTCAAGGCGACAAATGGGTTTTCAGCCCAAAACCTTTTGGGAGAAGGTGGATTTGGTTCTGTATACAAAGGTTACCTCCCAGATGGGAGAGACGTGGCAGTGAAACAGCTAAAAATTGGTGGAGGGCAAGGTGAGCGAGAATTTAAAGCTGAAGTTGAGATTATTAGTCGCGTACACCACCGCCATTTGGTTTCTCTTGTGGGCTACTGCATGTTTGAGACCCGAAGATTGCTCGTATATGATTATGTCCCTAACAATACCCTTTATTTCCATCTTCACG GGGTGGGTGGGCTGGCTCTGGATTGGGCAACACGTGTTAAGATTGCTGCTGGAGCAGCTCGGGGAATAGCTTATCTCCATGAAGACT GTCATCCTCGGATTATTCACAGGGATATTAAGTCGTCAAATATTCTCTTAGATAACAACTATGAAGCTAAG GTTTCAGACTTTGGGCTTGCCAAATTAGCTCTTGATTCAAACACTCATGTAACAACTCGTGTTATGGGAACCTTTGG GGAGGGTTTCAGCCCTTTTGGGCAGTCGGGACTCGGGAGTTGA
- the LOC118047355 gene encoding probable calcium-binding protein CML16, translating into MMATLQTDQLKQLKDIFIRFDMDSDGSLTQLELAALLRSLGLKPTGDQLHVLLSNMDANGNGYVEFDELVSAILPDMNEEVLINQEQLLEVFRSFDRDGNGFITAAELAGSMAKMGHPLTYRELSDMMREADTNGDGVLSFNEFANVMAKSAADFLGIKVP; encoded by the coding sequence ATGATGGCAACCCTTCAGACCGATCAGCTGAAGCAGCTCAAGGACATCTTCATTCGCTTCGACATGGATTCCGATGGCAGCCTCACGCAGCTGGAGCTCGCTGCGCTTCTACGTTCTCTTGGCCTCAAACCTACGGGTGATCAACTTCATGTTCTGTTATCAAACATGGATGCTAATGGAAATGGTTATGTTGAGTTTGATGAGTTGGTCAGTGCTATATTGCCTGATATGAATGAAGAAGTATTGATCAACCAGGAGCAGTTGTTGGAGGTTTTTCGATCATTTGACAGGGATGGCAATGGATTCATTACTGCTGCTGAGCTTGCAGGATCAATGGCTAAAATGGGACACCCTTTGACGTATCGTGAGCTATCAGATATGATGAGAGAGGCTGACACCAATGGAGATGGTGTTTTGAGTTTTAATGAGTTTGCAAACGTCATGGCAAAATCTGCTGCTGATTTTCTTGGCATCAAAGTTCCATAG
- the LOC118047333 gene encoding proline-rich receptor-like protein kinase PERK9 isoform X2, with amino-acid sequence MATVSPSPNSPPSATPPPLNSTPPPSTTSSPPQASSPPPTSPPSQPNANPPDPRTPPAPSPPPQTPPPTVSNPPPATPSTPPPQPPPPVTSPSPPLSSSDPPSNSNSPPPQSATPPVSSPPPPPPPLLNPPTSSSPPSPSTTPPQNSPPSSSTPPPQSSSPPPPQSSSPPPPSSPPPPPPSTPPPQSSPPSQPSSRPPQNSPPPPPPTPPPASSPPPRRSPPPPASTPPENSPRPPISIAPRPSNVPPPPRLTPTSPQATPVPSDSNPPAFSPPKIRLGPPPPARVSPPSPTNNTAPNSPGSSNSTGNGGIGTGGIVAIGAAIGIIMLSLVGLALWCMRKRRKEISGLNGVYVMPSSLGSSPRSGSTFTKTHSTAPLIASGSSSDCVSLPTESSGLGNSRPLFAFEELVKATNGFSAQNLLGEGGFGSVYKGYLPDGRDVAVKQLKIGGGQGEREFKAEVEIISRVHHRHLVSLVGYCMFETRRLLVYDYVPNNTLYFHLHGVGGLALDWATRVKIAAGAARGIAYLHEDCHPRIIHRDIKSSNILLDNNYEAKVSDFGLAKLALDSNTHVTTRVMGTFGYMAPEYASSGKLTEKSDVFSYGVVLLELITGRKPVDASQPMGEESLVEWARPLLNHALENEELESLADPRLENNYIESEMFRMIEAAAACVRHSASKRPRMGQVVRAFDTLATADLTNGMRVGESELFNSAQQSEEIRLFRRMAFGSQNYSIDCYSVDN; translated from the exons ATGGCAACTGTATCTCCATCCCCAAATTCACCCCCCTCTGCTACCCCACCACCTTTAAACAGTACACCACCACCATCCACTACTAGTTCACCACCACAAGCCTCCTCTCCTCCTCCCACTTCCCCACCTTCACAGCCCAATGCCAATCCACCAGACCCAAGAACCCCTCCTGCTCCATCACCGCCACCCCAAACCCCTCCTCCTACTGTTTCTAATCCTCCTCCTGCTACACCATCAACCCCTCCACCACAACCACCACCTCCCGTGACATCACCTTCTCCGCCTTTATCCAGCAGTGATCCTCCATCAAACTCCAATTCTCCTCCACCACAATCAGCAACTCCGCCTGTGAGctcacctccaccaccaccaccaccactgtTGAATCCACCTACAAGTTCCTCTCCACCATCACCATCAACAACACCACCTCAAAATTCTCCACCTTCATCATCGACACCACCACCTCAAAGTTcatctccaccaccacctcaAAGTTCATCTCCACCACCGCCATCATCACCGCCAC ctccaccaccatcaACACCGCCACCTCAGAGCTCACCTCCATCACAACCCTCATCCAGGCCACCTCAAaattcaccaccaccacctcctccgaCCCCCCCACCAGCATCCTCGCCACCTCCTCGAAGATCACCTCCACCACCAGCATCAACTCCACCTGAGAATTCACCACGTCCACCAATTTCAATAGCCCCTCGTCCCAGTAATGTGCCCCCACCTCCTAGGCTTACTCCAACTTCTCCGCAAGCAACACCTGTCCCATCAGATTCCAATCCACCAGCATTCTCACCGCCAAAAATAAGATTGGGTCCGCCTCCACCCGCACGTGTTTCCCCGCCATCACCCACGAACAATACCGCTCCTAATTCACCTGGAAGTTCAAACTCCACAGGTAATGGGGGCATCGGTACTGGAGGTATTGTGGCTATTGGTGCAGCAATAGGAATTATAATGCTCAGCCTTGTTGGACTGGCTCTCTGGTGCATGAGGAAGCGGCGAAAAGAGATTTCTGGACTCAATGGTGTTTATGTTATGCCATCTTCTTTGGGCTCTTCTCCAAGATCAG GTTCAACTTTCACGAAGACTCATTCTACGGCTCCCCTAATTGCAAGTGGTTCTAGCAGTGATTGTGTTTCTTTGCCAACTGAATCCAGCGGATTAGGTAATTCAAGGCCTTTGTTTGCGTTCGAAGAGCTAGTCAAGGCGACAAATGGGTTTTCAGCCCAAAACCTTTTGGGAGAAGGTGGATTTGGTTCTGTATACAAAGGTTACCTCCCAGATGGGAGAGACGTGGCAGTGAAACAGCTAAAAATTGGTGGAGGGCAAGGTGAGCGAGAATTTAAAGCTGAAGTTGAGATTATTAGTCGCGTACACCACCGCCATTTGGTTTCTCTTGTGGGCTACTGCATGTTTGAGACCCGAAGATTGCTCGTATATGATTATGTCCCTAACAATACCCTTTATTTCCATCTTCACG GGGTGGGTGGGCTGGCTCTGGATTGGGCAACACGTGTTAAGATTGCTGCTGGAGCAGCTCGGGGAATAGCTTATCTCCATGAAGACT GTCATCCTCGGATTATTCACAGGGATATTAAGTCGTCAAATATTCTCTTAGATAACAACTATGAAGCTAAG GTTTCAGACTTTGGGCTTGCCAAATTAGCTCTTGATTCAAACACTCATGTAACAACTCGTGTTATGGGAACCTTTGG ATACATGGCCCCTGAATATGCATCAAGCGGCAAATTAACAGAGAAATCTGATGTATTCTCATATGGAGTTGTGCTTTTGGAGCTAATCACTGGACGGAAGCCTGTGGATGCATCCCAGCCGATGGGAGAGGAGAGTCTTGTTGAATGG GCTCGACCTTTGCTAAATCATGCACTAGAAAATGAGGAACTTGAAAGTTTGGCAGATCCAAGGCTCGAAAACAACTACATTGAAAGTGAAATGTTCCGGATGATTGAGGCTGCTGCAGCCTGTGTGCGGCATTCAGCTTCTAAGAGGCCACGGATGGGACAG GTTGTTAGAGCTTTTGATACTTTAGCGACAGCAGATCTAACCAACGGAATGAGAGTGGGAGAAAGTGAGTTATTCAACTCTGCACAACAATCTGAAGAAATTAGACTGTTTCGAAGGATGGCATTTGGTAGTCAAAATTACAGTATAGATTGTTATAGCGTGGATAATTAA
- the LOC118047333 gene encoding proline-rich receptor-like protein kinase PERK9 isoform X1 yields the protein MATVSPSPNSPPSATPPPLNSTPPPSTTSSPPQASSPPPTSPPSQPNANPPDPRTPPAPSPPPQTPPPTVSNPPPATPSTPPPQPPPPVTSPSPPLSSSDPPSNSNSPPPQSATPPVSSPPPPPPPLLNPPTSSSPPSPSTTPPQNSPPSSSTPPPQSSSPPPPQSSSPPPPSSPPPQSSPPPTSTPPPPPPSTPPPPPPSTPPPQSSPPSQPSSRPPQNSPPPPPPTPPPASSPPPRRSPPPPASTPPENSPRPPISIAPRPSNVPPPPRLTPTSPQATPVPSDSNPPAFSPPKIRLGPPPPARVSPPSPTNNTAPNSPGSSNSTGNGGIGTGGIVAIGAAIGIIMLSLVGLALWCMRKRRKEISGLNGVYVMPSSLGSSPRSGSTFTKTHSTAPLIASGSSSDCVSLPTESSGLGNSRPLFAFEELVKATNGFSAQNLLGEGGFGSVYKGYLPDGRDVAVKQLKIGGGQGEREFKAEVEIISRVHHRHLVSLVGYCMFETRRLLVYDYVPNNTLYFHLHGVGGLALDWATRVKIAAGAARGIAYLHEDCHPRIIHRDIKSSNILLDNNYEAKVSDFGLAKLALDSNTHVTTRVMGTFGYMAPEYASSGKLTEKSDVFSYGVVLLELITGRKPVDASQPMGEESLVEWARPLLNHALENEELESLADPRLENNYIESEMFRMIEAAAACVRHSASKRPRMGQVVRAFDTLATADLTNGMRVGESELFNSAQQSEEIRLFRRMAFGSQNYSIDCYSVDN from the exons ATGGCAACTGTATCTCCATCCCCAAATTCACCCCCCTCTGCTACCCCACCACCTTTAAACAGTACACCACCACCATCCACTACTAGTTCACCACCACAAGCCTCCTCTCCTCCTCCCACTTCCCCACCTTCACAGCCCAATGCCAATCCACCAGACCCAAGAACCCCTCCTGCTCCATCACCGCCACCCCAAACCCCTCCTCCTACTGTTTCTAATCCTCCTCCTGCTACACCATCAACCCCTCCACCACAACCACCACCTCCCGTGACATCACCTTCTCCGCCTTTATCCAGCAGTGATCCTCCATCAAACTCCAATTCTCCTCCACCACAATCAGCAACTCCGCCTGTGAGctcacctccaccaccaccaccaccactgtTGAATCCACCTACAAGTTCCTCTCCACCATCACCATCAACAACACCACCTCAAAATTCTCCACCTTCATCATCGACACCACCACCTCAAAGTTcatctccaccaccacctcaAAGTTCATCTCCACCACCGCCATCATCACCGCCACCTCAGAGTTCACCTCCACCAACATCAACACCGccacctccaccaccatcaACACCGccacctccaccaccatcaACACCGCCACCTCAGAGCTCACCTCCATCACAACCCTCATCCAGGCCACCTCAAaattcaccaccaccacctcctccgaCCCCCCCACCAGCATCCTCGCCACCTCCTCGAAGATCACCTCCACCACCAGCATCAACTCCACCTGAGAATTCACCACGTCCACCAATTTCAATAGCCCCTCGTCCCAGTAATGTGCCCCCACCTCCTAGGCTTACTCCAACTTCTCCGCAAGCAACACCTGTCCCATCAGATTCCAATCCACCAGCATTCTCACCGCCAAAAATAAGATTGGGTCCGCCTCCACCCGCACGTGTTTCCCCGCCATCACCCACGAACAATACCGCTCCTAATTCACCTGGAAGTTCAAACTCCACAGGTAATGGGGGCATCGGTACTGGAGGTATTGTGGCTATTGGTGCAGCAATAGGAATTATAATGCTCAGCCTTGTTGGACTGGCTCTCTGGTGCATGAGGAAGCGGCGAAAAGAGATTTCTGGACTCAATGGTGTTTATGTTATGCCATCTTCTTTGGGCTCTTCTCCAAGATCAG GTTCAACTTTCACGAAGACTCATTCTACGGCTCCCCTAATTGCAAGTGGTTCTAGCAGTGATTGTGTTTCTTTGCCAACTGAATCCAGCGGATTAGGTAATTCAAGGCCTTTGTTTGCGTTCGAAGAGCTAGTCAAGGCGACAAATGGGTTTTCAGCCCAAAACCTTTTGGGAGAAGGTGGATTTGGTTCTGTATACAAAGGTTACCTCCCAGATGGGAGAGACGTGGCAGTGAAACAGCTAAAAATTGGTGGAGGGCAAGGTGAGCGAGAATTTAAAGCTGAAGTTGAGATTATTAGTCGCGTACACCACCGCCATTTGGTTTCTCTTGTGGGCTACTGCATGTTTGAGACCCGAAGATTGCTCGTATATGATTATGTCCCTAACAATACCCTTTATTTCCATCTTCACG GGGTGGGTGGGCTGGCTCTGGATTGGGCAACACGTGTTAAGATTGCTGCTGGAGCAGCTCGGGGAATAGCTTATCTCCATGAAGACT GTCATCCTCGGATTATTCACAGGGATATTAAGTCGTCAAATATTCTCTTAGATAACAACTATGAAGCTAAG GTTTCAGACTTTGGGCTTGCCAAATTAGCTCTTGATTCAAACACTCATGTAACAACTCGTGTTATGGGAACCTTTGG ATACATGGCCCCTGAATATGCATCAAGCGGCAAATTAACAGAGAAATCTGATGTATTCTCATATGGAGTTGTGCTTTTGGAGCTAATCACTGGACGGAAGCCTGTGGATGCATCCCAGCCGATGGGAGAGGAGAGTCTTGTTGAATGG GCTCGACCTTTGCTAAATCATGCACTAGAAAATGAGGAACTTGAAAGTTTGGCAGATCCAAGGCTCGAAAACAACTACATTGAAAGTGAAATGTTCCGGATGATTGAGGCTGCTGCAGCCTGTGTGCGGCATTCAGCTTCTAAGAGGCCACGGATGGGACAG GTTGTTAGAGCTTTTGATACTTTAGCGACAGCAGATCTAACCAACGGAATGAGAGTGGGAGAAAGTGAGTTATTCAACTCTGCACAACAATCTGAAGAAATTAGACTGTTTCGAAGGATGGCATTTGGTAGTCAAAATTACAGTATAGATTGTTATAGCGTGGATAATTAA